The Lysobacter capsici genome has a segment encoding these proteins:
- a CDS encoding AraC family transcriptional regulator codes for MSDPLTEVVRLLQPRAVFANLISGKGNWAVRYARYGRPGFCIVLEGGALLAVDGHAPIAIAAGDFVLLPTTPAFTMSSFVPAPPVFIDPDLVPGGQGELRHGDQDGPPDMRSLGGAFVFDGADSGLLVSLLPAVVHVRGSQRLVQLVRMVGEEYAERKPGSEFMLSRLVEMLLVEALRSGTAVTAPPGLLRGLGDERLAVALKQMHAHIDRSWTVAQLAKEAALSRSAFFDRFTRAVGVAPMEYLLAWRMEIAKDLLRRDELSVSEIAERVGYGSASAFSIAFSRQVGRSPSRYARAQPETSDNR; via the coding sequence ATGAGCGACCCGCTTACCGAAGTGGTCCGGCTGCTGCAGCCACGCGCGGTGTTCGCCAACCTCATCAGCGGCAAGGGCAACTGGGCCGTGCGCTACGCGCGGTACGGCCGGCCGGGTTTCTGCATCGTGCTGGAAGGCGGCGCGCTGCTGGCGGTGGACGGGCATGCGCCGATCGCCATCGCCGCCGGCGATTTCGTCCTGTTGCCGACCACGCCGGCCTTCACCATGTCGAGCTTCGTGCCCGCGCCGCCGGTGTTCATCGATCCCGATCTCGTTCCGGGCGGGCAGGGCGAGCTGAGGCATGGCGATCAGGACGGACCGCCCGACATGCGTTCGCTCGGCGGCGCGTTCGTGTTCGATGGCGCCGATTCCGGGCTGCTGGTATCGCTGCTGCCGGCGGTGGTGCATGTGCGGGGATCGCAGCGGCTCGTCCAGTTGGTGCGGATGGTCGGCGAGGAGTACGCGGAGCGGAAACCCGGAAGCGAGTTCATGCTGAGCCGGTTGGTCGAAATGCTGCTGGTCGAAGCGCTGCGTTCGGGCACGGCGGTGACCGCGCCGCCGGGGCTGCTGCGCGGCCTAGGCGACGAACGATTGGCGGTTGCCCTCAAGCAGATGCATGCGCACATCGACCGTTCCTGGACGGTGGCGCAGTTGGCGAAGGAGGCGGCGCTGTCGCGATCGGCGTTCTTCGATCGCTTCACCCGCGCGGTCGGCGTCGCGCCGATGGAATACCTGCTCGCGTGGCGCATGGAAATCGCCAAGGACTTGCTCCGGCGCGACGAGCTGAGCGTGTCGGAAATCGCCGAACGCGTCGGCTACGGTTCGGCCAGTGCTTTCAGCATCGCCTTCAGCAGGCAGGTGGGACGATCGCCGAGCCGGTACGCGCGAGCGCAGCCTGAAACCAGCGACAACCGCTAA
- a CDS encoding glycoside hydrolase family 16 protein produces the protein MKLLMKGMLFFVACMFAGGASAQTWQLAWSDEFNGSIGPSWVFETGNGSGGWGNNELQYYRRENAAIENNALVITARRQDFGGFRYTSARMKTQGVRNFRYGKIEARMRLPSFMGAWPAFWALGSNLPQVGWPDSGEIDIMEHVNNENRSYGTIHWRDHNGNYAQYGGNTAVSVADWHVYSVEWDANAIRWYIDGNKFHEANIQNSINGTDEFHRDFFLLLNFAIGGNWPGFNIDESKLPAKMHVDYVRVYRRL, from the coding sequence ATGAAACTGCTTATGAAAGGCATGCTCTTCTTCGTCGCCTGCATGTTCGCCGGCGGCGCCAGCGCGCAGACCTGGCAGCTGGCCTGGAGCGACGAATTCAACGGATCGATCGGACCGAGCTGGGTGTTCGAGACCGGCAACGGCAGCGGCGGCTGGGGCAACAACGAATTGCAGTACTACCGGCGCGAGAACGCCGCGATCGAGAACAACGCCCTGGTCATCACCGCGCGGCGCCAGGATTTCGGCGGGTTTCGCTACACCTCCGCGCGCATGAAGACCCAGGGCGTGCGCAACTTCAGATACGGCAAGATCGAAGCGCGGATGCGCCTGCCGTCGTTCATGGGCGCATGGCCGGCGTTCTGGGCGTTGGGTTCCAACCTGCCGCAAGTCGGCTGGCCCGACTCGGGCGAGATCGACATCATGGAGCACGTCAACAACGAGAATCGCAGCTACGGCACCATCCACTGGCGCGACCACAACGGCAACTACGCGCAGTACGGCGGCAACACCGCGGTCAGCGTCGCCGACTGGCACGTCTACTCGGTGGAGTGGGACGCCAACGCGATCCGCTGGTACATCGACGGCAACAAGTTCCACGAAGCCAACATCCAGAACAGCATCAACGGCACCGACGAATTCCATCGCGACTTCTTCTTGCTGCTGAACTTCGCCATCGGCGGCAACTGGCCGGGCTTCAACATCGACGAGAGCAAGCTGCCGGCGAAGATGCACGTGGACTACGTGCGCGTGTACCGCAGGCTCTGA
- a CDS encoding iron-containing redox enzyme family protein — MKIDSPQSSCPRNHVDIDQFWKLADDLQGRTVEHARDMFAFVETASPQRLFSLLVQYRYFTVYYISDIALLIARLQPGRMRSFLADILLDELGGGDHTQAHPELYDRFLASLGIEHSALDGMALADNIALLETARAKLIAPENTTAYGIGLRGMGGECVCQIYLARLYEHLILNPYIRERTASIDWTFWELHIGEHDIAHRENLRKLISDEVAGMDGDSVAALEAGFRDSMSAWSAFWQNIHDDATKPSGQESNQRAAVSDVVLGPVEGGRNADTDIKQFHLAIGVHDLQQARQFYCDVLGAKQGRSTRNLIDLDFYGHHLVIHQTPQGADNTDNAFGSAFYGETVRVPHFGMNLNWRDWSSLADRIKSKDYAFIDPPHVRMRDLPGEHATMFLNDPSGNSLEFKAFRNHDEVFSVIFSNSTRDIFGLDSLVEKAAAAA, encoded by the coding sequence ATGAAGATCGATTCGCCACAATCGTCTTGTCCCCGCAACCACGTCGATATCGACCAGTTCTGGAAACTCGCCGACGATCTGCAAGGCAGGACCGTCGAGCACGCGCGGGACATGTTCGCCTTCGTCGAAACCGCCAGCCCGCAGCGCCTGTTCTCGCTGCTGGTGCAGTACCGGTATTTCACCGTCTATTACATCTCCGACATCGCCCTGCTGATCGCGCGCCTGCAACCGGGCCGGATGCGTAGTTTTCTCGCCGACATTCTGCTCGACGAACTCGGCGGCGGCGACCACACCCAGGCCCATCCGGAGTTGTACGACCGCTTTCTGGCCAGCCTCGGCATCGAACATTCCGCGCTCGACGGCATGGCGCTCGCCGACAATATCGCCTTGCTGGAAACCGCGCGGGCGAAACTGATCGCGCCGGAAAACACCACGGCTTACGGCATCGGCCTTCGCGGAATGGGCGGCGAGTGCGTATGCCAGATCTATCTGGCCCGCTTGTACGAGCATTTGATCCTGAATCCGTACATCCGCGAACGCACCGCGAGCATCGACTGGACGTTCTGGGAGCTGCATATCGGCGAGCACGACATCGCGCACCGCGAGAACCTTCGCAAACTCATCAGCGACGAAGTCGCCGGCATGGACGGCGACAGCGTGGCGGCGCTCGAAGCGGGCTTCCGCGACAGCATGAGCGCGTGGTCGGCGTTCTGGCAGAACATCCACGACGATGCGACCAAGCCCTCGGGCCAGGAATCGAACCAGCGCGCGGCCGTCAGCGACGTGGTTCTGGGCCCGGTCGAAGGCGGTCGGAACGCGGACACCGACATCAAGCAGTTCCATCTCGCGATCGGCGTGCACGACCTGCAGCAGGCGCGGCAGTTCTATTGCGATGTGCTGGGCGCCAAACAGGGACGCTCGACCAGGAACCTGATCGATCTGGATTTCTACGGCCATCACCTGGTGATCCATCAAACGCCTCAAGGCGCGGACAACACCGACAACGCCTTCGGATCGGCGTTCTATGGCGAAACCGTACGCGTCCCGCACTTCGGCATGAACCTCAACTGGCGCGACTGGAGTTCGCTGGCGGATCGGATCAAGTCGAAGGACTACGCCTTCATCGACCCGCCGCACGTGCGCATGCGCGACCTGCCCGGCGAACACGCGACGATGTTCCTCAACGACCCCAGCGGCAATTCGCTGGAGTTCAAGGCGTTCCGCAATCACGACGAGGTGTTCTCGGTGATCTTCTCGAACAGCACGCGCGACATCTTCGGGCTGGATTCGCTGGTGGAGAAGGCCGCCGCGGCGGCTTGA
- a CDS encoding SDR family oxidoreductase codes for MNNATKTVLITGCSSGYGLETARHFLTQGWNVVATMRTPREDVLPASERLRVLALDVTDPASITQALDVAGPIDVLVNNAGIGLFGAFEATPMPTVREVFETNTFAVMAMCQAIIPRFRARRAGTIVNVTSSATLAAFALVAAYTASKTAIEGFTASLQHELRAFEVRVKLIEPGYGPSTRFTSNGQQRMQGLIPEAYAPFAHSVFAGLADNSAVTRESDVAEAVWRAANDASDRLHFPAGADAVALADQRRLA; via the coding sequence ATGAACAACGCAACCAAGACCGTACTGATCACCGGCTGTTCCTCCGGCTACGGCCTGGAAACCGCCCGCCATTTCCTCACCCAGGGCTGGAACGTCGTCGCCACGATGCGCACGCCGCGCGAGGACGTGCTGCCCGCCTCCGAGCGCCTGCGCGTCCTCGCGCTCGACGTTACCGACCCCGCCAGCATCACCCAGGCGCTGGACGTCGCCGGGCCCATCGACGTGCTGGTGAACAACGCCGGGATCGGCCTGTTCGGCGCGTTCGAGGCCACGCCCATGCCGACCGTGCGCGAGGTCTTCGAGACCAACACGTTCGCGGTCATGGCGATGTGTCAGGCGATCATTCCGCGGTTCAGGGCGCGCCGCGCCGGCACCATCGTCAATGTCACCTCCAGCGCCACTTTGGCCGCGTTTGCGCTGGTGGCGGCCTACACCGCCAGCAAGACCGCGATCGAGGGATTCACCGCTTCGCTGCAACACGAACTGCGGGCCTTCGAGGTCCGGGTCAAACTGATCGAGCCCGGCTACGGCCCGTCGACCCGTTTCACTTCCAACGGCCAGCAACGCATGCAGGGTCTGATTCCCGAGGCGTATGCGCCGTTCGCGCACAGCGTGTTCGCCGGCCTGGCCGACAACAGCGCGGTCACCCGCGAGAGCGATGTGGCCGAAGCGGTCTGGCGCGCGGCCAACGATGCGTCGGATAGATTGCATTTCCCGGCCGGCGCCGACGCGGTGGCGCTGGCGGATCAGCGTCGACTCGCCTGA
- the glk gene encoding glucokinase — MRVLVSDIGGTNARFAMAELKRSAPLLHDSVREYPAADFAGAADAARHFLDELGERAEAAVFAVAGRVRFEEAQITNHPWQIRAPEIGAALGTPRVALINDFAAQAMAISRLRADDVVAIGAAGWPGFDTRATQTYAVIGPGTGLGVGGLLVRNGRCFPLETEGGHAGFAPSQPRDLRTLECLMRRFGRVSCERLVSGPGLVNLYLSVCEVEGVAADALSPAQINTRAAAGDAHCQQAVDLFCAAFGSMAGDLVLTLGAWDGVFLAGGVVPKLLDALRTRGFREAFEAKGRFSPAMADVPSLAVVHACSGLLGAAAYAAETYEPAAIA; from the coding sequence ATGCGGGTATTGGTCAGCGACATCGGCGGCACCAACGCGCGTTTCGCCATGGCGGAACTCAAGCGAAGCGCACCGCTGCTGCATGACAGCGTGCGCGAGTACCCGGCGGCGGATTTCGCGGGCGCGGCCGATGCCGCGCGACACTTCCTCGACGAGCTGGGCGAACGCGCCGAGGCCGCGGTGTTCGCCGTGGCCGGCCGCGTGCGCTTCGAGGAAGCGCAAATCACCAACCATCCCTGGCAGATCCGCGCGCCCGAGATCGGCGCCGCGCTGGGGACGCCGCGGGTGGCGCTGATCAACGATTTCGCCGCGCAGGCGATGGCGATCTCGCGGCTGCGCGCGGACGACGTGGTCGCGATCGGTGCGGCCGGCTGGCCGGGCTTCGACACGCGCGCCACGCAAACTTACGCCGTCATCGGCCCGGGCACCGGCTTGGGCGTGGGCGGTCTGCTGGTCCGCAACGGCCGCTGCTTTCCGCTGGAGACCGAAGGCGGCCATGCCGGTTTCGCGCCGTCGCAGCCGCGGGACCTTCGCACCTTGGAATGCCTGATGCGCCGGTTCGGTCGGGTGTCGTGCGAGCGGCTGGTGTCCGGGCCCGGCCTGGTGAATCTGTATTTGTCGGTGTGCGAGGTCGAGGGCGTGGCCGCGGACGCTTTGTCGCCCGCGCAGATCAACACGCGCGCGGCGGCCGGGGATGCCCATTGCCAGCAAGCCGTGGATTTGTTCTGCGCGGCATTCGGCTCGATGGCCGGCGATCTCGTACTGACCCTCGGCGCCTGGGACGGCGTGTTCCTCGCCGGCGGCGTGGTGCCGAAACTGCTGGATGCGTTGCGCACGCGCGGCTTTCGCGAAGCGTTCGAAGCCAAGGGCCGCTTTTCGCCGGCGATGGCCGACGTCCCGTCGTTGGCGGTCGTGCATGCCTGCTCAGGCCTGCTGGGCGCGGCGGCGTATGCGGCGGAAACCTACGAACCGGCGGCGATCGCTTAG
- a CDS encoding cellulase family glycosylhydrolase produces MNTRCAAALASVGLCVAMTLAPKAVQAEGFLRAQGQQIVDERNRPVILRGVGLGGWMLQEGYMLGLSGPGMQHTIRQRIVDLIGEQDTQAFYNAWLDNYVSKDDIDTLAAWGFNSIRLPMHYALYTLPVSKEPVPGQQTWLEDGFRRTDELIAWAKANGVYVILDLHAAPGGQGNDLNISDRDPSAPSLWDDAANRDKMVALWRKLAQRYRDEPAVAGYDIINEPNWGFASAKDKNGCEETGNAPLRELLVRTTAAIREVDTRHIVIIEGNCWGNNYRGVLDAGLWDDNLVLSFHKYWNGTGRDSIKDQLALRARWNIPLWLGETGENSNDWFARTVETMEGEGIGWANWPVKKLRYNNPLQVIANPGYERVLAYWEGKGPRPSREQAREALLTLANHDIRLHNNARHPDVVDAWLRAPRDDRSLPFKRNAIAPGGGEVAAVDFDLGRNGVAYFDLTAANESGKPSGDWNRSQLYRNDGVDLVREGDGLRVAAMQNGEWLKYTIEVEAAGHYTLTVRGTTGRVRMKVNGDALAPTELNRSQPVALPRGRNTLVVEAVSGTPDLTSLQLHAVAGDAR; encoded by the coding sequence ATGAACACTCGCTGCGCCGCCGCGCTGGCTTCGGTTGGCCTGTGCGTGGCGATGACGCTCGCGCCGAAAGCGGTTCAGGCCGAAGGTTTTCTGCGCGCGCAGGGCCAGCAGATCGTCGACGAACGCAACCGTCCGGTGATTCTGCGCGGCGTGGGCCTGGGCGGCTGGATGCTGCAGGAGGGCTATATGCTGGGGCTCAGCGGCCCGGGCATGCAGCACACGATTCGGCAGCGCATCGTGGACCTGATCGGCGAGCAGGACACGCAGGCGTTCTACAACGCCTGGCTGGACAACTACGTCAGCAAGGACGACATCGACACGCTCGCGGCCTGGGGATTCAACTCCATCCGCCTGCCGATGCATTACGCGCTCTACACCCTGCCGGTATCGAAAGAGCCGGTGCCGGGCCAGCAGACCTGGCTGGAGGACGGCTTTCGTCGCACCGACGAACTGATCGCCTGGGCCAAGGCCAACGGCGTGTACGTGATTCTCGACCTGCACGCGGCGCCCGGCGGACAGGGCAACGACCTCAACATCTCCGATCGCGATCCGTCCGCGCCCTCGCTGTGGGACGACGCCGCCAACCGCGACAAGATGGTCGCGCTGTGGCGCAAGCTGGCCCAGCGTTATCGCGACGAACCCGCGGTCGCCGGTTACGACATCATCAACGAACCCAACTGGGGCTTCGCCAGCGCCAAGGACAAGAACGGCTGCGAGGAAACCGGCAACGCGCCGCTGCGCGAGCTGCTGGTGCGCACCACGGCGGCGATCCGCGAGGTCGACACGCGCCACATCGTCATCATCGAAGGCAACTGCTGGGGCAACAACTACCGCGGCGTGCTCGATGCCGGTTTGTGGGACGACAACCTCGTACTGAGCTTCCATAAATACTGGAACGGCACCGGCCGCGACAGCATCAAGGATCAGCTGGCCCTGCGCGCGCGCTGGAACATTCCGCTGTGGCTCGGCGAGACCGGCGAGAACTCCAACGACTGGTTCGCCCGCACCGTCGAAACCATGGAAGGCGAAGGCATCGGCTGGGCCAACTGGCCGGTGAAGAAGCTGCGCTACAACAACCCGCTGCAGGTGATCGCCAACCCGGGCTATGAGCGGGTGCTGGCGTATTGGGAAGGCAAGGGCCCGCGGCCGAGCCGCGAACAGGCGCGCGAGGCGCTGCTGACCCTGGCCAACCACGACATCCGCCTGCACAACAACGCGCGCCATCCCGACGTGGTCGATGCCTGGCTGCGCGCGCCGCGCGACGACCGCAGCCTGCCGTTCAAGCGCAATGCGATCGCGCCCGGCGGCGGCGAGGTGGCCGCGGTCGATTTCGACCTGGGCCGCAACGGCGTGGCCTATTTCGATCTGACCGCGGCGAACGAGAGCGGCAAGCCGAGCGGCGACTGGAACCGGTCGCAGTTGTATCGCAACGACGGCGTGGATCTGGTTCGCGAAGGCGACGGCCTGCGCGTGGCCGCGATGCAGAACGGCGAATGGCTCAAGTACACGATCGAGGTCGAGGCCGCCGGCCACTACACGTTGACGGTGCGCGGCACGACCGGCCGGGTGCGGATGAAGGTCAACGGCGACGCATTGGCGCCGACCGAGTTGAATCGATCGCAGCCGGTGGCGCTGCCGCGCGGCCGCAACACGCTGGTGGTCGAAGCGGTATCGGGCACGCCTGACCTCACATCGCTGCAATTGCACGCCGTTGCGGGAGACGCTCGCTGA
- a CDS encoding aspartate aminotransferase family protein, translating to MTTDTEHDAQTSTQARSAAYRNDRAHVFHSWSAQASLDPVVVAGASGSYFWDESGKSWLDFSSQLVNVNLGHQHPKLIEAIKTQADKLCTVAPYHANEATAEAARAIAQVAPGDLNKVFFTSGGAEAIENAVRIARHHTGRHKVLSAYRSYHGATAGAISLTGDPRRWGAEPGMSGAVKFWGPYPYRSAFHASSPEQECERALAHLADVLMVEGPHSVAAIVLETVVGGNGILVPPDGYLQGVRALCDRYGIVMVADEVMAGFGRCGEWFAIDRWRVVPDLIAFAKGVNCGYVPLGGVIISERIAESFASKVFPGGLTYSGHPLACAAAVACINVYKDEGIIERVRRLGDELIAPALDAIKQRHPSVGEVRGVGMFWAIELVRDRASREPLVPYNAAGADNRPMAEFAAACKQGGLWPFTHFNRTHVVPPLTISEDDLRKGLAIIDEALTVTDRYAVA from the coding sequence ATGACGACAGACACCGAGCACGACGCGCAGACTTCTACTCAGGCCAGGTCGGCCGCTTATCGCAACGACCGGGCGCACGTCTTCCACTCGTGGTCGGCGCAGGCCTCGCTGGATCCGGTCGTGGTCGCCGGCGCGAGCGGTTCCTACTTCTGGGACGAAAGCGGCAAGAGCTGGCTGGATTTCTCCAGCCAGTTGGTCAACGTCAATCTGGGGCATCAACATCCAAAATTGATCGAGGCGATCAAGACGCAAGCCGACAAGCTGTGCACGGTCGCGCCGTATCACGCCAACGAGGCCACCGCCGAAGCCGCGCGTGCGATCGCGCAGGTCGCGCCTGGCGATTTGAACAAGGTGTTCTTCACCAGCGGCGGCGCCGAGGCGATCGAGAACGCGGTGCGCATCGCCCGCCATCACACCGGCCGGCACAAGGTGCTGTCGGCCTACCGCAGTTATCACGGCGCTACCGCCGGTGCGATTTCCCTGACCGGAGATCCGCGTCGATGGGGCGCAGAGCCGGGGATGTCCGGTGCGGTCAAATTCTGGGGGCCGTATCCGTACCGGTCGGCCTTCCATGCGTCCTCGCCCGAGCAGGAATGCGAACGCGCGCTGGCGCATCTGGCCGATGTGCTGATGGTCGAAGGCCCGCACAGCGTGGCGGCGATCGTGCTCGAGACCGTCGTCGGCGGCAACGGCATCCTGGTGCCGCCCGACGGCTATCTGCAGGGCGTTCGCGCGTTGTGCGACCGCTACGGCATCGTCATGGTCGCCGACGAAGTGATGGCGGGGTTCGGCCGCTGCGGCGAATGGTTCGCGATCGACCGCTGGCGCGTGGTGCCGGACCTCATCGCCTTCGCCAAGGGCGTGAACTGCGGCTACGTGCCGCTGGGCGGCGTGATCATCAGCGAGCGCATCGCCGAGAGTTTCGCCAGCAAGGTGTTCCCGGGCGGGCTGACCTACTCCGGGCATCCGCTGGCCTGCGCGGCCGCGGTGGCCTGCATCAACGTTTACAAGGACGAAGGCATCATCGAGCGCGTTCGCCGCCTCGGCGACGAACTCATCGCGCCGGCGCTGGATGCGATCAAGCAGCGCCATCCATCGGTGGGCGAGGTGCGCGGCGTCGGCATGTTCTGGGCGATCGAACTGGTCCGCGACCGCGCCAGCCGCGAGCCACTGGTGCCGTACAACGCGGCCGGCGCCGACAACCGGCCGATGGCCGAGTTCGCCGCCGCGTGCAAGCAAGGCGGCCTGTGGCCGTTCACCCATTTCAATCGAACCCATGTCGTGCCGCCGCTGACGATCAGCGAAGACGACCTGCGCAAGGGCTTGGCCATCATTGATGAGGCGTTGACCGTGACGGATCGATACGCGGTGGCGTAG
- a CDS encoding M15 family metallopeptidase, with amino-acid sequence MDSVNGSSGTAGTSGTHDSQSASLGAQSTPTQAETQEQELRDALAENPQAVAALSALTANTHYAQLSVEQQVQALTAFNAAPNLATATYLQGVAEQTLNPQATPTALTPDAGTLTLDGQTYSIQNGNLIGADGQVAGTIRNDGQVQLNTETTTRSVYDDINTRVQLRETNAAQELQDLVNLHAADPNARLDNVNINREMARLATDVISRARMEGMDMRVVSDFRSVEEQNALFAQGRTAPGRVVTNATGGSSWHNYGLAVDVAFNNANGQPSWPENANWDRYGEIAVQRGLEWGGNWRGINDRPHIEYHPGLGAGEARTMLPAYRQGGLDQVWNNLGLGGR; translated from the coding sequence ATGGACAGCGTCAACGGCAGCTCCGGCACCGCAGGCACTTCGGGCACTCACGACAGCCAATCAGCCTCGCTCGGCGCGCAGTCCACGCCGACCCAGGCCGAGACCCAGGAACAGGAACTGCGCGATGCGCTGGCCGAAAACCCGCAGGCGGTGGCCGCGTTGTCGGCGCTGACCGCGAACACCCACTACGCCCAGCTCAGCGTCGAACAGCAGGTGCAGGCGCTGACGGCGTTCAACGCCGCGCCCAACCTCGCCACCGCGACCTATCTGCAAGGCGTCGCCGAACAGACCTTGAACCCGCAGGCCACGCCCACCGCGCTGACGCCCGATGCCGGCACCCTGACCCTGGACGGGCAGACCTACAGCATTCAGAACGGCAACCTGATCGGCGCCGACGGCCAGGTCGCCGGCACGATCCGCAACGACGGCCAGGTGCAGCTCAACACCGAAACCACCACGCGCAGCGTCTACGACGACATCAATACCCGCGTGCAGTTGCGCGAGACCAACGCGGCCCAGGAGTTGCAGGATCTGGTCAACCTGCACGCCGCCGATCCCAACGCGCGCCTGGACAACGTCAACATCAACCGCGAAATGGCCCGCCTGGCCACCGACGTGATTTCGCGCGCGCGCATGGAAGGCATGGACATGCGCGTGGTCAGCGATTTCCGCAGCGTCGAGGAGCAGAACGCGCTGTTCGCGCAAGGCCGCACCGCGCCGGGCCGGGTGGTGACCAACGCCACCGGCGGCAGCTCCTGGCATAACTACGGGCTGGCGGTGGACGTGGCCTTCAACAACGCCAACGGTCAGCCGAGCTGGCCGGAAAACGCCAACTGGGATCGCTACGGCGAGATCGCGGTGCAGCGCGGACTGGAATGGGGCGGCAACTGGCGCGGGATCAACGATCGTCCGCATATCGAATACCACCCCGGGCTCGGCGCCGGCGAGGCGCGCACCATGCTGCCGGCGTATCGCCAGGGCGGACTGGATCAGGTCTGGAACAACCTCGGGCTCGGCGGACGTTGA
- a CDS encoding acyltransferase family protein, with translation MAGEATRLPGLDLLRAIAVVWVMLFHSYVVGGLGEDYAWLSRYGWMGVDLFFVLSGYLIGSQVLAPLARGERLSFGGFYLRRAFRILPAFLAVLAVYIWVPGFREAPGLEPAWKFLSFTLNVLIDYGDNKAFSHAWSLCVEEHFYLLFPLLAWWLTRRPSKAAFVAICIGVVLAGVALRAGVWLHDASVEGSVDTARRNWFVEDIYYPTWNRLDGLLAGVVLATLKTFRPHAWQRAQAHANAALLLGLGVVALAFWLFRVRTGLLGNAIGWPVLSAGLALLVFAGASRGGWIGRWAIPGAGWLAATSYSLYLVHKAMFHVVDEAFGEALAGRGIVAFAAYGLAAVAAAALLHYGVERPFLRLRDRLLARKRVAARIDQHGDQAASVASAPACAPQRTL, from the coding sequence CTGGCCGGCGAGGCGACGCGCCTGCCCGGACTGGATCTGCTGCGGGCGATCGCCGTGGTTTGGGTGATGCTGTTTCATTCCTACGTGGTCGGCGGCCTGGGCGAGGACTACGCCTGGCTGTCGCGCTACGGCTGGATGGGCGTGGACCTGTTCTTCGTGCTCAGCGGCTATCTGATCGGCTCGCAGGTGCTGGCGCCGCTCGCGCGCGGCGAGCGCCTGTCCTTCGGCGGTTTCTATCTGCGGCGCGCGTTCCGCATCCTGCCGGCGTTCCTGGCGGTATTGGCGGTCTACATCTGGGTGCCGGGATTCCGCGAGGCGCCGGGCCTGGAGCCGGCGTGGAAGTTCCTGAGCTTCACCCTCAATGTGCTGATCGACTACGGCGACAACAAGGCGTTCTCGCACGCCTGGTCGCTGTGCGTGGAAGAACATTTCTACCTGTTGTTCCCGCTGCTGGCGTGGTGGCTGACGCGCCGGCCTTCGAAGGCGGCGTTCGTCGCGATCTGCATCGGCGTGGTGCTGGCCGGGGTGGCGTTGCGCGCCGGTGTCTGGCTGCACGATGCCTCGGTCGAAGGATCGGTCGACACCGCGCGGCGCAACTGGTTCGTCGAGGACATTTATTACCCGACCTGGAACCGGCTCGACGGCTTGCTCGCGGGCGTGGTGCTTGCGACCCTCAAGACCTTCCGCCCGCATGCCTGGCAGCGCGCGCAGGCGCATGCCAACGCCGCCTTGTTGCTTGGATTGGGCGTGGTCGCGCTTGCGTTCTGGCTGTTTCGGGTTCGCACCGGCTTGCTCGGCAATGCGATCGGCTGGCCGGTGCTGTCGGCCGGCCTGGCCTTGCTGGTGTTCGCCGGCGCGAGCCGCGGCGGCTGGATCGGACGCTGGGCGATTCCCGGCGCCGGTTGGCTCGCGGCCACCTCGTACAGTCTGTACCTGGTGCACAAGGCGATGTTCCATGTGGTCGACGAGGCCTTCGGCGAGGCATTGGCCGGGCGCGGCATCGTCGCCTTCGCCGCTTACGGTCTCGCCGCCGTGGCCGCCGCCGCGCTGCTGCATTACGGCGTGGAGCGGCCGTTCCTGCGGTTGCGCGATCGGCTGCTGGCCCGCAAGCGCGTGGCGGCGCGCATCGATCAGCACGGCGATCAAGCCGCGTCGGTCGCGTCCGCCCCGGCTTGCGCGCCGCAGCGTACGTTGTAA